A window of Cohnella herbarum contains these coding sequences:
- a CDS encoding LolA family protein yields the protein MRRRISWITAIVLVSVIFLAGCGSKNADSIVKDLDKVVGKMESYEGSGTMILHTGQQPLEYKVEVWYQKPDLYRISLTNAKRDITQIVLRNDQGVFVLTPQLNKSYRFQSDWPDNQGQVYLFQTLAKSIILDNQRQFTTDKESYVFDVMAGNYQNGSFARQKIWLNQKDYSPKHVEVSDANGTKMVEVIFDTFNFDKKFEKSAFDMDKNMGVAPNAKPSNTAEESAGPEVTAVPDSGSSPEASLTPDEETSVQPDQEGTETPAEAVKLTLTEPDADALPVGVELQDQSELQLGDQQGVMLRYTGSYDFTIVEVVAKDRAVTYNEGIGLDLGFTMGHLSSGETSTLIWTNDGVEFRLSTQDLPQEDMIRIAQSMEQSSGK from the coding sequence ATGCGTCGTCGGATTTCATGGATCACCGCTATTGTTCTTGTCTCGGTCATCTTCTTGGCCGGTTGCGGGAGCAAAAATGCGGATTCGATCGTGAAGGACCTGGACAAAGTCGTTGGCAAGATGGAGAGTTATGAAGGCAGCGGTACGATGATCTTACATACAGGACAACAGCCGCTTGAGTACAAAGTCGAGGTTTGGTACCAGAAGCCGGATTTGTACCGGATTTCGTTGACCAACGCCAAACGGGACATTACGCAAATCGTTCTCCGCAATGACCAAGGGGTATTCGTGCTTACCCCGCAGCTGAACAAGAGCTATCGGTTCCAGAGCGATTGGCCGGACAATCAAGGACAGGTTTACTTGTTCCAAACGTTGGCGAAGAGCATCATCCTGGATAACCAAAGGCAGTTCACGACGGACAAAGAAAGTTACGTGTTCGACGTCATGGCCGGCAACTATCAGAACGGATCGTTCGCGCGCCAGAAGATCTGGCTGAATCAGAAGGATTACTCGCCTAAGCACGTCGAGGTTTCGGACGCGAACGGCACCAAGATGGTGGAGGTCATCTTCGATACCTTCAACTTCGATAAGAAGTTCGAGAAATCCGCGTTCGATATGGATAAAAATATGGGAGTCGCGCCGAATGCCAAGCCGTCCAATACGGCCGAGGAAAGCGCGGGCCCAGAGGTTACGGCCGTGCCGGATAGCGGCTCTTCGCCGGAAGCATCCTTAACGCCGGACGAGGAAACTTCCGTCCAACCGGACCAAGAAGGAACCGAGACGCCGGCTGAGGCCGTTAAGCTTACGCTTACAGAACCTGATGCGGATGCGCTTCCCGTAGGCGTCGAACTCCAGGATCAGAGCGAGTTGCAACTCGGAGATCAACAAGGCGTCATGCTCCGTTACACGGGCAGCTACGACTTTACGATCGTCGAGGTCGTCGCCAAGGACCGTGCCGTTACGTACAACGAAGGCATCGGGCTCGATCTTGGCTTTACGATGGGACATCTATCCTCGGGCGAGACGAGCACGCTGATCTGGACCAACGACGGCGTGGAATTCCGCTTAAGCACCCAAGATCTCCCGCAGGAAGATATGATTCGCATCGCCCAATCGATGGAGCAATCTTCGGGGAAATAA
- a CDS encoding ABC transporter ATP-binding protein: MARAIDNWQLDNKTALNHPKQDTPYSSVWRLLLAYVWPLRLTFVLVFVCILFAITADLLQPYLVKVFIDDYLLAGHGEYRQLILFAGIYFALSLTDFFFTYVQNNLLQFAGQNIVARVRKSLFGHIGLQSISFFDRNPRGNLITHVSSDTETLSQFFSQVLLSLMRDGLTLILIIFMMVRLDWTSTLYCLALLPVIAFIAVSFRSYMRKTYQNARTQISRLVSFVAENLAGMNIVQAFHQQEEQGSRFRERNRSYYRANLREIRTSVLFNRSFDILGNVSVAFLVWIGGKSVLNQELEFGVLYAFITYTRMFFQPISAITQQWSTLQSATVSAGRISNLLSVTPEITDHPEGGKHPEEAVKGEVDFRNVTFGYQEANPVIRDLDLHVEPGETIGIVGTTGAGKSSLISLLCRFYDVQSGSIHIDGKDIRYFPQSELHRAIGLVQQEPFLYSGSVMDNVRLFDETVAKERVIEACRLIGADSIIGRMKHGYETRLSESGSGLSAGERQLISFARILVFKPSILILDEATANMDSYTEQLIQNALEVVSYERTTLVIAHRLSTIVHADRILVMKNGEIVEEGTHGQLLEIHGYYEQLYLHSLGRSKAE, encoded by the coding sequence ATGGCTAGAGCGATAGACAACTGGCAGTTGGACAATAAGACAGCGTTAAACCATCCGAAACAGGACACTCCGTATTCTTCGGTTTGGCGATTATTGCTTGCCTACGTTTGGCCTCTTCGGTTAACGTTCGTCCTAGTATTCGTTTGTATTTTGTTCGCGATTACGGCGGATTTGCTGCAACCCTATCTGGTGAAAGTCTTCATCGACGACTATTTGCTGGCAGGGCATGGGGAATATCGGCAGTTAATCCTCTTTGCCGGTATTTATTTCGCGTTATCGTTGACGGATTTCTTTTTCACGTACGTTCAGAACAATCTTCTGCAATTCGCCGGACAGAACATCGTAGCGCGAGTTCGCAAAAGCTTGTTCGGCCATATCGGATTGCAGTCGATTTCGTTTTTCGATCGCAACCCGAGGGGGAATTTAATTACTCACGTATCCAGCGATACGGAAACGCTGAGCCAGTTTTTCAGTCAAGTTCTTCTTAGCCTGATGAGGGATGGACTTACTCTGATTCTCATCATCTTCATGATGGTCCGACTGGATTGGACGAGTACGCTCTATTGTCTGGCGCTGCTTCCCGTAATCGCTTTTATAGCGGTTTCCTTTCGTTCGTACATGCGTAAAACTTATCAGAACGCAAGGACTCAAATTTCCCGGCTCGTTTCCTTCGTCGCCGAGAATTTGGCCGGAATGAATATCGTTCAAGCCTTTCACCAGCAGGAGGAGCAGGGCTCCCGGTTCCGAGAGCGCAACCGTTCTTATTATCGCGCGAATCTCCGGGAAATCCGCACTAGCGTACTGTTTAATCGTTCATTCGATATTTTGGGCAACGTCTCCGTCGCTTTTCTCGTTTGGATCGGTGGAAAATCGGTATTGAACCAGGAGCTGGAATTCGGCGTTTTGTACGCTTTCATCACGTACACCCGAATGTTCTTTCAACCGATTAGCGCGATTACCCAGCAGTGGAGCACGCTGCAGTCCGCGACGGTGTCGGCAGGCCGGATTTCGAATTTACTGTCGGTTACCCCGGAAATCACGGATCATCCAGAAGGCGGGAAACACCCGGAAGAGGCGGTGAAAGGGGAAGTCGATTTTCGGAATGTAACGTTCGGTTATCAGGAAGCTAATCCCGTTATTCGCGACTTGGATTTGCACGTCGAACCCGGAGAAACGATCGGAATCGTCGGAACGACCGGAGCGGGCAAAAGCTCGCTGATCAGCTTGTTGTGCCGATTTTACGATGTTCAGTCGGGAAGCATTCATATCGACGGCAAAGATATCCGATACTTTCCCCAAAGCGAGTTGCACAGGGCGATCGGGCTTGTCCAACAGGAGCCGTTCCTCTACTCTGGGAGCGTGATGGATAACGTTCGGCTGTTCGACGAGACGGTCGCCAAGGAGCGGGTGATCGAAGCCTGCAGACTGATCGGAGCCGACTCGATAATCGGACGGATGAAGCATGGCTACGAAACGCGATTGTCGGAAAGCGGTAGCGGATTATCGGCCGGCGAAAGGCAACTGATCTCGTTCGCGCGTATTCTCGTATTTAAACCTTCCATCTTAATCTTGGACGAGGCGACGGCGAATATGGATTCCTATACGGAGCAACTGATCCAGAACGCGCTTGAAGTCGTATCCTATGAGAGAACGACATTGGTTATCGCCCATCGTCTGTCGACCATCGTGCATGCGGATCGCATCCTCGTCATGAAAAACGGAGAAATCGTGGAAGAAGGAACGCATGGACAGTTGCTGGAGATTCACGGCTATTACGAGCAACTGTACCTGCATTCTCTTGGAAGGTCTAAGGCGGAGTGA
- a CDS encoding aminopeptidase: MTTFNQRLEKYAELIVRVGVNVQQDQEVFITGSVEMATLVRLVAGKAYEAGASNVHVDWIDEALSRLKYEKAADEVFTRFPEWETAKRNAFVGNGAAFISIISPNPDLLKGIDSSRIGNYQKASGQGLSEFRRAIQADKVSWTVVAASTKDWAAKVFPNSASEQHAVDQLWEAIFKSVRLDAADPVKAWDEHNATLHGKSDLLNEKHFSKLQYRAPGTELTIELPEKHLWVAASSTNAKGIPFMANMPTEEVFTVPLKTGVNGYVSSTKPLSHGGNIIDGFKLTFENGRIVRVEAEKGQEILQQLVDTDEGSHYLGEVALVPHESPISQSNVLFFNTLFDENASNHLAIGSGYAFNVEGGKMMSPEELLNSGVNSSITHVDFMIGSAEMDIDGILADGTIVPVFRKGNWAL; the protein is encoded by the coding sequence ATGACGACTTTTAACCAACGGTTGGAAAAATACGCGGAATTGATCGTTAGAGTAGGCGTAAACGTTCAGCAGGATCAGGAAGTGTTCATTACGGGTTCGGTCGAGATGGCGACGCTCGTTCGCCTCGTGGCTGGCAAAGCCTATGAAGCCGGGGCAAGTAACGTACACGTGGATTGGATTGACGAGGCGTTGTCCCGCTTGAAATACGAGAAAGCGGCGGATGAAGTGTTTACCCGTTTCCCGGAGTGGGAAACGGCCAAGAGAAACGCGTTCGTCGGTAACGGCGCGGCCTTTATCTCCATCATTTCTCCAAACCCCGATTTACTGAAGGGAATCGATTCATCGCGGATCGGCAACTATCAGAAAGCTTCCGGTCAAGGCCTCTCGGAATTCAGAAGAGCCATTCAAGCCGATAAGGTCAGTTGGACGGTAGTTGCGGCGTCGACGAAAGACTGGGCCGCCAAAGTATTCCCGAACAGCGCTTCGGAGCAGCATGCGGTAGATCAGCTGTGGGAGGCGATCTTCAAGTCGGTGCGCTTGGATGCTGCCGATCCGGTGAAAGCCTGGGATGAACATAACGCGACTTTACACGGTAAGAGCGATCTCTTGAACGAGAAGCATTTCAGCAAGCTGCAATATCGGGCGCCGGGAACGGAGCTCACGATCGAGCTGCCCGAGAAGCACTTATGGGTTGCCGCAAGCAGCACCAACGCGAAAGGGATTCCTTTCATGGCGAATATGCCGACGGAAGAAGTGTTTACGGTCCCTCTGAAAACGGGCGTTAACGGTTATGTGTCGAGCACCAAGCCGCTAAGCCATGGCGGTAATATCATCGACGGCTTCAAGCTTACTTTCGAGAACGGTCGGATCGTCCGAGTGGAAGCGGAGAAAGGCCAGGAAATTTTGCAGCAGCTCGTCGACACGGACGAAGGCTCTCATTACTTGGGAGAAGTCGCTTTAGTGCCGCATGAATCCCCGATCTCGCAATCGAATGTGTTATTCTTTAATACGTTATTCGACGAGAATGCTTCTAACCATCTGGCGATCGGCAGCGGATATGCCTTTAACGTCGAAGGCGGCAAGATGATGTCTCCGGAGGAATTGCTGAACAGCGGCGTTAACTCCAGCATCACGCACGTAGATTTCATGATCGGCTCCGCGGAGATGGATATCGACGGCATCCTGGCCGACGGCACGATCGTTCCGGTGTTCCGCAAAGGGAATTGGGCTCTCTAG
- a CDS encoding S-layer homology domain-containing protein has translation MPAWSKGLIGGVLDKGLMSTDSKKHFQPNKPATRAEVMVVLDRVAKMLGFEQALTIRKAGTYGPDSGVEEVKGDIKVQVEGVMLRNYAVPNQLKLTDAIGNSSSLSCYSA, from the coding sequence TTGCCGGCTTGGAGCAAAGGCTTAATCGGCGGCGTGCTGGATAAAGGCCTCATGTCGACGGACTCCAAGAAACATTTCCAGCCGAACAAACCGGCTACTAGAGCGGAAGTCATGGTCGTTCTTGATCGCGTAGCGAAGATGCTTGGCTTTGAGCAGGCCCTGACGATAAGAAAGGCGGGAACTTACGGCCCTGATTCCGGCGTAGAAGAAGTCAAAGGCGACATTAAAGTCCAAGTTGAAGGAGTTATGCTAAGAAACTATGCCGTCCCGAATCAACTGAAACTAACCGATGCTATCGGCAACTCGTCAAGCTTGTCATGCTATTCTGCATAG
- a CDS encoding DUF1697 domain-containing protein has translation MTIYIALIRGINVGGHNKVPMAELRKAYEAIGLNRVQTYIQSGNVLFESEKSADTLRPMLEQAIAETFGISVTVAMRTAEQWERIVANCPYGKDGLLEGESIQVTILTESPSPKAIAALEANKGDGTDEYFVHGLEIYFLFRRSVLDSKLANSMNKLGNTATSRNMNTINKLAGLVGKM, from the coding sequence ATGACGATCTATATCGCATTGATTAGAGGGATTAACGTCGGGGGCCACAACAAGGTCCCAATGGCCGAACTGCGGAAAGCTTATGAAGCCATTGGCCTTAATCGGGTACAAACGTATATTCAGAGCGGCAATGTGCTGTTCGAATCGGAGAAAAGCGCGGATACGTTACGTCCTATGCTGGAACAGGCGATTGCGGAGACTTTCGGTATCAGCGTTACCGTCGCTATGAGAACCGCCGAACAATGGGAACGAATCGTCGCGAATTGTCCGTACGGCAAAGACGGGCTATTAGAAGGCGAGAGCATTCAAGTTACGATATTAACCGAATCTCCTTCTCCGAAAGCCATTGCCGCTCTTGAAGCGAACAAAGGTGACGGCACCGATGAGTACTTCGTCCATGGGCTGGAGATTTATTTCTTGTTCCGACGAAGCGTGCTCGATTCCAAGCTTGCAAATAGCATGAATAAGCTAGGGAATACGGCTACCTCTCGCAACATGAACACGATCAACAAACTAGCCGGGTTGGTCGGGAAAATGTAA
- a CDS encoding copper amine oxidase N-terminal domain-containing protein has protein sequence MSKKIVSFLICMLLAIQIPNIVSATPSNLQISIDGELLSLPLSPVQVNGTTMVPIAPIFRYLDLTLQVDGKSLKGSKIGLVIHMVVGSKIARVNGVTVILSEPVELINNTTMVPLRFIVDCLGASVSSAEGIIHISNNNSSTMYDIDLPVQVTGNYVVNLRGEEFLELNIVDFFYDPITKKVSEYDFYSSVIGFNFNTSYKYNSFQVGKQDKGDEIYIGSAIKFLEDFDHNVQNNTNYSKVKAYYESQDFLDQVRAFIKSEKDANDAKLKKAQDASIAKLKIELKANKNKPIKLISTEVTYNLIDIPEVNLTIKNLTTKTIVAYEMRVSCYDDFDRPVNRFLSSSNLFKGISQGNNLTSGQSQTDTWTLNLYDLATKVKNIKITAVKFSDGTSWKL, from the coding sequence ATGTCTAAGAAAATAGTCTCTTTTCTTATCTGTATGTTATTAGCTATCCAGATCCCGAATATTGTTAGCGCGACACCATCTAATCTCCAAATATCCATTGACGGAGAGCTTCTGAGTTTACCGCTGTCACCCGTTCAAGTAAATGGAACGACCATGGTCCCTATCGCTCCAATCTTCAGATATCTAGATCTGACATTGCAAGTGGACGGGAAATCTTTGAAAGGAAGTAAAATAGGACTTGTTATCCATATGGTTGTGGGAAGTAAGATAGCCAGAGTAAACGGTGTTACCGTTATTCTAAGTGAACCTGTCGAGCTAATAAATAATACTACGATGGTGCCTCTTAGATTTATTGTTGATTGTCTAGGTGCCAGTGTATCATCTGCAGAAGGAATCATTCACATTTCGAACAATAATAGTAGTACTATGTATGATATTGATTTGCCTGTGCAAGTTACAGGAAATTATGTTGTTAACTTACGGGGAGAAGAATTTCTCGAGTTAAATATCGTTGATTTCTTCTATGATCCGATAACAAAAAAGGTAAGCGAGTACGATTTCTATTCTAGTGTTATTGGGTTTAATTTTAACACGAGCTATAAGTATAATAGCTTTCAAGTTGGTAAACAGGATAAGGGCGATGAAATTTATATCGGGAGTGCAATTAAATTCCTTGAAGATTTCGACCATAACGTTCAAAATAATACGAACTACTCCAAAGTTAAAGCCTATTATGAATCACAAGATTTCCTAGACCAAGTTAGAGCCTTTATCAAATCTGAAAAAGATGCAAACGATGCTAAGCTTAAGAAAGCTCAGGATGCAAGTATCGCAAAGCTCAAAATAGAGCTTAAAGCGAATAAGAATAAACCGATAAAACTGATTAGTACTGAAGTTACATACAATTTGATTGACATACCTGAAGTAAATCTTACTATTAAGAACTTAACTACTAAAACAATTGTAGCTTATGAAATGAGAGTAAGTTGCTATGACGATTTCGACAGACCAGTAAATAGGTTTTTAAGCTCAAGTAACTTATTTAAAGGGATTTCGCAAGGGAACAATCTTACATCTGGACAATCTCAAACCGATACATGGACTCTAAACCTCTATGACTTGGCTACAAAAGTTAAAAATATAAAGATAACTGCCGTTAAATTTTCCGACGGGACTTCTTGGAAGTTATAA
- a CDS encoding CopG family ribbon-helix-helix protein yields the protein MANLHNTKRIMISLPDHLLREVDFVVAKENTNRSEIIRQAMKHYLVDRKKRLIRDAMQRGYLEMAKINLHMASEAFHAEEDAESILGRLVSGV from the coding sequence GTGGCCAATTTACACAATACGAAACGCATTATGATCAGTCTTCCGGATCATTTGCTGCGCGAAGTCGACTTCGTCGTCGCCAAGGAGAATACCAATCGCAGCGAGATCATCCGCCAGGCCATGAAACATTATCTGGTCGATCGCAAGAAGCGGTTAATTCGCGACGCGATGCAGCGCGGGTATTTGGAGATGGCTAAGATCAATTTGCATATGGCCTCGGAAGCATTCCACGCAGAAGAGGATGCGGAAAGCATACTCGGTCGCCTCGTGAGCGGGGTGTAA
- a CDS encoding zinc-dependent alcohol dehydrogenase, whose product MRAIKTRNGAAVFVNLPEPDIKPQFVKVKISRSSVSIGTELLMIRGNSEASLGYSATGVVLEVGEGVTHVSPGQRVACYGTPAHREIMLSPKHLTVPVPDGVTDAEAAFCGIGAIAVHALRQADLRFGETVVVTGLGILGQIIARIAHASNFQVVGLEPFTERRNRLIAAGIPHVYGDQAEMKAALDTLTDTKGADAILVCASNRKDNLIDSSIEVLRDRGKVVIVGDTGSGFDRDLLFGKEASIHISRAGGPGRYESDYEQLGIDYPIGYVRWTEGRNIQEFLRMIQEKRIEIQSLVSDVVAFDDLPELYVRYEREPQNKMGIIVRFD is encoded by the coding sequence ATGCGAGCGATAAAAACACGGAACGGCGCTGCGGTGTTCGTCAATCTGCCGGAGCCGGACATTAAACCCCAATTCGTCAAAGTCAAAATAAGCCGTTCGTCCGTGAGCATTGGAACAGAGTTGCTCATGATCCGGGGAAACTCGGAAGCCTCGCTGGGCTATAGCGCAACGGGCGTCGTACTCGAAGTCGGAGAGGGCGTCACGCACGTTAGCCCGGGACAGAGGGTCGCTTGCTACGGTACGCCGGCGCATCGCGAGATCATGTTGTCCCCGAAGCATCTCACCGTCCCCGTACCGGATGGCGTCACCGACGCCGAAGCCGCCTTCTGCGGGATCGGCGCAATCGCCGTACATGCTCTTCGGCAAGCGGACCTTCGTTTCGGAGAAACGGTCGTCGTGACGGGGCTGGGCATTCTCGGCCAGATTATAGCTCGTATCGCGCACGCGTCTAATTTTCAAGTCGTCGGTTTGGAACCGTTTACAGAACGCAGGAACAGGCTAATCGCCGCCGGTATCCCCCATGTATACGGGGATCAAGCGGAGATGAAAGCGGCGTTGGATACGCTTACGGATACTAAGGGAGCGGACGCGATCCTCGTATGCGCCAGCAACCGGAAGGACAATCTGATCGACAGCTCCATCGAGGTGCTCCGGGATCGCGGCAAGGTCGTCATCGTCGGGGATACGGGAAGCGGCTTCGACCGGGATCTGCTGTTCGGCAAAGAAGCCAGCATTCATATTTCGCGGGCCGGAGGTCCGGGAAGATACGAGAGCGATTACGAGCAACTCGGCATCGATTATCCGATCGGGTACGTCCGTTGGACCGAGGGACGCAACATTCAAGAGTTCCTAAGAATGATCCAAGAGAAACGAATAGAGATTCAATCGCTCGTGTCGGACGTGGTCGCGTTCGACGATCTGCCCGAATTGTACGTCCGATACGAGCGCGAACCGCAAAATAAAATGGGAATCATCGTTCGATTCGATTAA
- the alr gene encoding alanine racemase — MDCHYRPTAAEISLDALDRNIGAFREHLAAGTKIMASVKANAYGHGAVEIARRAVASGADYLGVAFLDEALQLRAAGIGAPILVLGYTPPEGYPIAREQGITVTLYREQMLDEAAALPLSVSGKKLRAHVKIDSGMGRLGLMPGQEAERFLERAFSIPQLHVEGLFTHYARADETDKKYTFLQVERFAGVVDYVRRSGMPISIIHSGNSAAGIDLPEHVGQMLRLGISMYGLYPSDEVDTRHVQLEPVLSLKTSIVHVKSLAAGEGISYGTRYFTQREESIGTLPIGYADGFSRMLSGKVEVLVRGRRVPVLGTICMDQCMIRLSDAESAGSARIQPGEEVVLIGKQGDAVLSAEEVAGKLGTLNYELTCMLAARVPRIYRSGGEIVAVVNPLLG, encoded by the coding sequence GTGGACTGTCATTACCGGCCGACAGCGGCCGAGATTTCCCTAGATGCCCTGGATCGGAACATCGGGGCTTTCCGTGAACATTTAGCAGCGGGAACCAAAATAATGGCTTCCGTCAAAGCGAATGCTTACGGACATGGGGCAGTGGAAATTGCGAGACGGGCAGTCGCGTCCGGCGCGGATTATTTGGGTGTCGCATTCTTGGATGAGGCGTTGCAGCTCCGCGCCGCGGGAATCGGCGCCCCCATTCTGGTGCTGGGATATACGCCTCCCGAAGGTTATCCGATTGCCAGAGAGCAAGGGATTACCGTCACGCTATATCGAGAACAAATGCTGGATGAGGCAGCCGCTCTTCCTCTATCCGTTTCGGGCAAGAAATTAAGAGCGCATGTCAAGATCGACTCCGGAATGGGAAGATTGGGATTGATGCCGGGTCAAGAAGCCGAGCGCTTTCTAGAGCGGGCTTTCTCGATTCCGCAATTGCACGTGGAGGGGTTATTCACCCATTATGCCCGTGCCGATGAAACCGATAAGAAGTATACTTTCCTGCAAGTCGAGCGATTTGCCGGCGTTGTCGATTACGTACGCCGTTCCGGAATGCCGATATCGATCATTCATTCCGGGAATAGCGCCGCGGGAATAGATCTCCCGGAGCACGTAGGCCAGATGCTGCGTTTAGGCATTAGCATGTACGGCTTATATCCAAGCGATGAAGTGGATACCCGCCATGTGCAATTAGAACCGGTTCTTTCCTTGAAAACTTCCATCGTCCATGTGAAGAGCTTGGCGGCAGGGGAAGGGATTAGCTACGGCACCCGGTATTTCACGCAGCGCGAAGAATCCATAGGCACGCTTCCGATCGGTTATGCGGACGGCTTCAGCCGGATGTTAAGCGGGAAAGTGGAAGTGCTCGTACGCGGACGGAGAGTTCCCGTGTTAGGAACGATCTGCATGGATCAGTGCATGATCCGTTTGAGCGATGCGGAATCTGCGGGCTCCGCCAGGATACAACCCGGTGAAGAAGTCGTGCTGATCGGCAAGCAAGGGGACGCCGTCCTCTCGGCCGAGGAAGTCGCGGGGAAGCTGGGCACGCTTAATTATGAGTTAACTTGTATGCTAGCCGCGCGAGTTCCGCGTATTTACAGAAGCGGCGGAGAAATCGTTGCCGTCGTTAATCCGCTATTAGGATAA
- a CDS encoding type II toxin-antitoxin system PemK/MazF family toxin, with the protein MIVKRGDVFYADLSPVVGSEQGGVRPVLIIQNDIGNRFSPTVIVAAITAQIQKAKLPTHVEIEAKIHGMERDSVILLEQIRTIDKQRLTDKITHLDDETMRKVDEALQISVGLIDF; encoded by the coding sequence TTGATTGTGAAGCGCGGGGATGTTTTCTATGCGGATTTGTCGCCGGTCGTAGGTTCGGAGCAAGGCGGGGTAAGACCCGTTCTGATTATTCAGAATGATATCGGCAACCGATTCAGTCCAACGGTCATCGTAGCGGCCATAACGGCGCAAATCCAGAAAGCGAAACTGCCGACTCACGTCGAAATAGAAGCGAAAATTCATGGCATGGAACGGGATTCGGTTATCTTGCTTGAGCAGATCCGGACGATCGACAAACAGCGATTAACGGATAAGATCACGCATTTGGACGACGAGACCATGCGCAAGGTGGATGAAGCTTTGCAAATCAGCGTAGGTTTGATTGATTTCTAA
- a CDS encoding extracellular solute-binding protein — protein sequence MSYKSDRPSFQERLDHFVNVLRTEILNGIRQEGTYLPAESALSKQFQLSNKSIRKGLDQLVEEGLIVKIDRVGSMVTTSAKQSIALNFGCPISLTTDFLIDDLIAEFGRKNPGIHVRRITLNHLSYVQSAEEMISNGLLDIVAFNSPQFQEWSEEGLTSLLEPLESDGALYPIAEEAFQHEGEIYVKPITFSPVVVCYNKKHFRDAGLHEPDSYWTWKDLVSASVKLAQSRGRHGVYFLPASENRYSVFLLQGMGNRPYSTQGDAGLSPRVAEGLRTLNELIGNRDIFPNYMAQGNDETIQLFADGQVSIILSTYFNLNEFSHLKLDYDICPLPSLRRGDPQKTLLLSIGAALVKHSKEKEAALRFVEFLSSAQAQNFIRERTVSIPARKESAEKPLSDGSLTRPSRYAMFREMFPSFAYHRDTGLRMKDLRQFTKWLKEFWSGMIDEQTLHSKIAGLYAANANDDQEEEILGAKL from the coding sequence ATGAGTTATAAATCAGACCGACCTTCGTTTCAGGAGCGGCTGGATCATTTCGTGAATGTCCTCCGAACGGAAATTCTTAACGGAATTAGGCAGGAAGGAACGTATTTGCCTGCGGAGAGCGCTCTGTCCAAGCAATTCCAGCTCAGCAACAAGTCGATTCGCAAAGGCTTGGATCAATTGGTCGAAGAAGGGCTGATCGTCAAGATCGACCGCGTCGGTAGCATGGTCACCACGAGCGCGAAGCAATCGATCGCTTTGAATTTCGGTTGTCCGATCTCGCTGACGACCGATTTTCTCATCGATGACCTGATTGCCGAGTTCGGAAGAAAGAATCCCGGCATTCACGTCCGGCGCATTACGTTGAATCACCTAAGCTACGTCCAATCCGCCGAGGAAATGATCTCCAACGGCCTATTGGATATCGTCGCCTTCAATAGCCCGCAGTTTCAGGAGTGGTCGGAGGAAGGGCTGACTTCGTTATTGGAGCCTTTAGAGTCGGACGGAGCGTTGTACCCGATCGCCGAAGAGGCGTTCCAGCACGAAGGCGAGATCTACGTTAAGCCCATTACCTTCTCTCCGGTCGTCGTATGCTACAACAAGAAGCACTTTAGGGATGCCGGATTGCACGAACCGGACAGTTACTGGACGTGGAAGGATCTTGTCTCGGCTTCGGTTAAGCTTGCGCAATCCAGGGGCAGGCACGGCGTATACTTCCTCCCGGCTTCCGAAAACCGTTATTCCGTTTTTCTGCTTCAGGGGATGGGGAATCGGCCGTACAGCACGCAGGGAGATGCCGGGCTAAGTCCGAGAGTGGCCGAGGGATTGCGTACTTTGAACGAATTGATCGGTAACCGGGACATCTTCCCGAATTACATGGCGCAAGGCAACGATGAGACGATTCAACTGTTCGCGGACGGGCAGGTTTCGATTATTTTGTCCACCTATTTCAATTTGAACGAATTTTCGCATCTCAAGCTGGATTACGACATCTGTCCGTTGCCCAGCTTAAGGCGGGGAGATCCGCAGAAAACGTTGCTCTTATCGATCGGAGCAGCGCTCGTGAAGCATTCCAAGGAAAAGGAAGCCGCGCTTCGGTTCGTCGAGTTTCTGTCTTCCGCGCAGGCGCAAAATTTCATTCGCGAACGAACGGTGAGCATTCCCGCAAGGAAGGAATCCGCGGAGAAGCCCTTGTCGGACGGGAGTCTTACGCGTCCTTCACGTTACGCGATGTTCAGGGAGATGTTCCCATCCTTCGCGTATCACCGGGACACCGGCCTTAGGATGAAGGACTTGAGACAATTCACCAAGTGGCTGAAGGAATTCTGGTCGGGCATGATCGACGAGCAGACGTTGCATTCGAAGATCGCGGGACTTTACGCGGCCAATGCGAACGATGATCAGGAAGAAGAGATTCTGGGCGCTAAGCTCTAA